The Streptomyces sp. NBC_00459 DNA segment GAGGGCGAGGACTCGGCGTACTCACGCGCCCGCTCCCGATGGGCGACGATCCCGTCGACGGTCCGATCGGCGAGCAGCCGGGAGACGTTGGCGAGCAGCCGCACGGACTCAAGGACATTCTTCGCGATCACGGGCAGCATGACATTGAGCTCGAAGTTCCCGGCGGCACCGGCGGTGGTGACGGTGACGTCGTTGCCGATGACCTGTGCGGCGACCATGAGCACGGCCTCGGGAATCACGGGATTGACCTTGCCGGGCATGATGGACGACCCCGGCTGAAGATCGGGCAGGCTGATCTCGGCGAGCCCGGTCCGGGGCCCGGAGGCCATCCACCGAAGATCGTTCGCGATCTTGGTCAGCCCGACGGCGATGGTCCGCAGCTGCCCGCTCGTCTCGACGATCCCGTCCCGCGCGCCCTGCGCCTCGAAATGGTCGCGAGCCTCGGTGAGGGGCAACCCGGTGGTACGGGCGACCTCTTCGATCACCGCGGCCGAGAACCCGGGCGGCGTGTTGATCCCGGTCCCGACGGCGGTGCCGCCGAGGGGCAGCTCGGCGAGCCGGGGCAGGGAGGCACGGAGCCGCTCGACGCCGTAGCGCACCTGGGCGGCGTACCCCCCGAACTCCTGTCCGAGCGTCACGGGCGTGGCGTCCATGAGATGCGTACGCCCCGACTTCACGACGTCGGCGAACTCCTCGGACTTGCGGGTGAGGGCGTCGGCGAGGTGGTCGAGGGCGGGGATCAGGTCACGGGTGACGGCGGCGGTGGCGGCGATGTGGATGGAGGAGGGGAACACGTCGTTGGAGGACTGAGACGCGTTGACATGATCATTGGGGTGTACGTCCCTCCCCAACCGCTCACTCGCAAGGGTGGCGATGACTTCGTTGGCGTTCATGTTGGAGGAGGTGCCGGACCCGGTCTGGAAGACGTCGACCGGGAAGTGCTCGTCCCAGTCCCCGGCGGCGACCTGGTCGGCGGCCTCCTGAATCGCCCCGGCGATGTCCTTGTCGATGACCCCGAGCTGAGCGTTGACCTTGGCGGCGGCGCCCTTGATCCGGGCGAGGGCCTCGATGTGAGCCCGCTCGATACGTTGCCCGGAGACGGGGAAGTTCTCGACGGCACGCTGGGTCTGGGCCCGCCACTTGGCGTGGGCGGGGACGCGGATGTCGCCCATGGAGTCGTGTTCGATGCGGTATTCGCTCATGCCGGGTACAGCGATCGGGACATCGCAGATGTTCCGGCCCGTGCGCCGAACGCCTCAGCAGGCCGGGTCGCCCTGGGCCGAGACCGTGCATTCGGTCACGAGGGGATCTCTAGGGCTCACCTCGAACATCTGCTCGCTGTGCTCGGCGATGCCGTGGACGGTGAAGTCCTTGCCGTTGTTCGTGATCTCCTGGGTGTGGGTGCCCTCGGAATCGACATAGGTGGCCTCGAACGACTTCCAGGTGCAGTCCTGCGTCCCGGAGGTGACCGCGATCCGCAGCCCGCCCGGGGTCGCCCCGTTGCCGAGGTCGATCTTGCGGTGGGCGAAGAACGGCTTCCCGAGGTTCTCCTCCGAGATGGCGAGCGCGACGGGATCGGGGCGCGTCAGGTCGAAGAGCATGCCCTCGTAGCCGCTGCCCCCCTGCCCCACGAAGTCGATGGCCGCGACAGCCCGAGCCGGAGTGCATCTCAGACCCTTGACACGCAGGTCGTTGACGACGAGGCCGGCTTGCCGGTCGCTGAGAAGATCCACCAGCCAGGCTTCCGAGTAAGCGGGAGAGGAGCCCTTCATGGCAGCGGGACGGACGGCCGCGTAAAAGACGTCCCGCCCGTGGCGGGCCTTCATGAAGGACCACAGGTTGCCGATGTCCGCCACGCCCATGCCGAGCAGCGTGCGCTTTTCCTCGGTGGAGAACGGCTTGTCGAAGAGAGTCGCGTCGGGGTCGCCGGGGTCCCACGCGTCCGCCCGCACGGAGGCCGTGAACGCCGGACCCGCATGATCGATCTTGTCGTCGGCCTCGCTCGCGACCTGTGCGTCGTGCTCGGCGAACAACCAGTCGGCGCTCCTGGCCCCGAGGGCAGCCAGGACCGTGAGCACCGTCCCGCAGGCCAGGCTGACGGCGATCCGCCGGTTGCGGGCCCGCCGCTCCAGCCCGGCCGCCTCGGGCACGACGGTGGCGATGACATCGTCCGCGAGGGAGGACGACGCCACGGGTTGCCGCTCGGGCGGCGGTGTGTCGGTTTCGGACATGAGGCGGGCCCACCAGAATTCGAGAGACCGTGACGAAAAGGGAGTTGATGCTACGTCACGGACCTCGCCGCAGGTGGGCCCGCCTTGGAAGAGCCGGGTTACGCCAGCCCAGGCCCCCGCACCGGAATCGACGTGAACGTGGGCGCCGGCGCCGGATCCTGGAAGAAGTCGTTGCCCTTGTCGTCGACCACGATGAACGCCGGGAAGTCCTCGACCTCGATCTTCCACACCGCCTCCATCCCCAGCTCCTCGTACTCGACGACCTCGACCTTCTTGATGCAGTCCTGGGCGAGCCGAGCCGCCGGGCCGCCGATCGAGCCGAGATAGAAGCCGCCGTGCGCGTCACACGCGTTGGTGACCTGCGCCGACCGGTTCCCCTTGGCCAGCATCACCTTCGACCCGCCCGCCGCCTGGAACTGCTCCACGTACGAGTCCATACGACCGGCCGTCGTCGGCCCGAAGGAGCCGGACGCGTACCCCTCCGGCGTCTTCGCCGGCCCCGCGTAGTACACCGGGTGGTCCTTCAGGTACTGCGGCATCTCCTCACCCGCGTCCAGCCGCTCCTTGATCTTGGCGTGCGCGATGTCACGCGCCACGACCAGCGGACCGGACAACGACAGCCGCGTCTTCACCGGGTACTTGGTCAGCTCGGCGAGGATGTCGTCCATCGGCTGGTTGAGGTCGATCCTGACCACGTCGCTCTCACCCGACTCGTCCAGGTGCTCGTCCGTCGTCTCCGGCAGGAACCGCGCCGGGTCGGTCTCCAACTGCTCAAGGAAGACCCCCTCCGCCGTGATCTTCGCGACGGCCTGCCGGTCGGCGGAGCAGGACACGGCGATGGCGACGGGGCACGAGGCGCCGTGCCTCGGCAGCCGCACCACGCGCACGTCGTGGCAGAAGTACTTGCCGCCGAACTGCGCCCCGATCCCGATCCTCTGCGTCAGCTCGAAGACCTTCTCCTCCAGCTCCTTGTCCCGGAAGCCGTGTCCGAGCGGCGAACCCTCGGCCGGGATCTCGTCCAGGTAGTGCGCGGAGGCGTACTTGGCGGTCTTGAGCGCGTACTCGGCACTCGTGCCGCCGACCACGATCGCCAGGTGGTACGGCGGACAGGCGGCCGTGCCCAGCGAACGGATCTTCTCCTCCAGGAACTTCATCATGGAGGCCTCGTTCAGGACGGCCTTCGTCTCCTGGTAGAGGAACGACTTGTTGGCCGAGCCGCCGCCCTTGGCCATGAACAGGAACTTGTAGGCGCCCCCGTCGGTGGCGTACAGCTCGATCTGGGCCGGCAGGTTGGAGCCGGTGTTCTTCTCCTCCCACATGGTGAGGGGAGCCATCTGCGAGTAGCGCAGGTTCAGGTTCAGATACGCGTCGTAGATGCCCTGGGACAGGGCTGCCTCGTCACCGCCCGTCGTCAGGACGTTCTGCCCGCGCTTGCCCATGACGATGGCCGTACCGGTGTCCTGGCACATGGGCAGCACGCCCGCCGCCGCGATGTTGGCGTTCTTCAGCAGGTCCAGCGCCACGAACTTGTCGTTGCCCGACGCCTCGGGGTCGTCGATGATCCGCCGCAGCTGGGCCAGGTGGGCCGGCCGCAGATAGTGCTGGATGTCATGGATGGCCTCGGCGGCGAGCTTGCGCAGCGCCTCCGGCTCGACCTTGAGGAACGTGCGCCCGTCGGCCTCGAAGGTGGAGACACCCTCGGAGGTCACCAGCCGGTACGGGGTGGTGTCCTCTCCCATGGGGAGCAGATCGGTGTACGCGAACTCAGGCATCTCGCCCATTCCTCACTCGACGAAGACAGTGGCCGGCCTTCATCGGCGGGCGCCCACCAGGGTATGACCTGCCGGCGAGGGGAAGCTTGTTAGGTAGGACTCAGTTGAGAAGGGGGCAGCTCGAACGAGGTTCCTCCACACCCCTAGTCGCGATCTATCGCGTTTGGGTACGCTGCTGTCGTGGACCTTCAGAAGCAGACCGAACCGCGCGCGTCCGAACTCCGCGCCTCGGACGCCGACCGTGACCGCGTCGCGGATCTCCTGCGCGAGGCGCTGGCCGAGGGCCGCCTCACGCCCGACGAGCACTCCGAGCGCGTCGAGGGGGTGCTGAGCGCCAAGACGGTCGGCGAACTGGAGGTCTTCGTACGGGACCTGCCCGCCGGTCACCGGTCCCACGCGCCCCGGGCCGCGGCGTGGGGATACACGCCCGCGCCCAACCGCCCCACCCCGGGCGCGATCCCGCTCGACCCCGACGACAACGTGGTGGCGGTCTTCAGTGCCGCCGTCCGCAAGGGCCGCTGGCGCGCGGGTCGCCGTATCCACGCGTACGCGATCTTCGGCAGCGTCGAGATCGACCTCAGTGAGGCGATATTCGAGTACCAGCAGGTCGTGATCAAGGCGATCTCGGTCTTCGGCAACGTCGAGATCCGCGTCCCGGAGAACGTCTCGTTGCGCGGCACCGGCGGCGGTGTGCTCGGCAACTTCGAGGTGAGCACGCTGGATTCGGGCGATCCCGACGCACCCGTGGTCTATGTGGACGGACTGGCCATACTCGGAAATGTCGAGGCGAAACCCAAGCGTGGCAAGGTGATCGGGGACATCCTCGACCTCGTCTCCCGCAAGGTCGACAGGAGTTTGCGCAAGCACCTGGACCGTTGACGGTTGTGAATTCGGTCGCACCCGAAGCGATTCGGTCAGGTCACGACGCCCCGACAATGCCCTGGAACCCCAGCGGTTGGGAACTCAGTGCATAGGCGCGCGCACAGCGGGTAGGGCTTGCTGCATCGTCTCTTGGAGGGTGCCGTGGGCTTCACGCGGAACCCGGTACGCCCGGCAAGCGCGCGCCTTGCGATCGCATGCTCCGGACGCTCCGGAACCGTCGCCCCGGCCCACGTGGGCCCCACGGCTCCCTCCAGCTCGCGAAGAAGCCGTCGTCAGGAGTAGACCGTGCTGCAACCGCCGCATTCGTCCCTGCAGGTCGCCGCCGTTCCGCCCCAGCGGGTGCCGGAGCGGGAGAGGGACCAGGACGCCCCGTGGCACACCGAGGCGGTGTGCCGGCGCGACGAGGCGGGTCTCTTCTTCGCCCCATC contains these protein-coding regions:
- a CDS encoding class II fumarate hydratase, which gives rise to MSEYRIEHDSMGDIRVPAHAKWRAQTQRAVENFPVSGQRIERAHIEALARIKGAAAKVNAQLGVIDKDIAGAIQEAADQVAAGDWDEHFPVDVFQTGSGTSSNMNANEVIATLASERLGRDVHPNDHVNASQSSNDVFPSSIHIAATAAVTRDLIPALDHLADALTRKSEEFADVVKSGRTHLMDATPVTLGQEFGGYAAQVRYGVERLRASLPRLAELPLGGTAVGTGINTPPGFSAAVIEEVARTTGLPLTEARDHFEAQGARDGIVETSGQLRTIAVGLTKIANDLRWMASGPRTGLAEISLPDLQPGSSIMPGKVNPVIPEAVLMVAAQVIGNDVTVTTAGAAGNFELNVMLPVIAKNVLESVRLLANVSRLLADRTVDGIVAHRERAREYAESSPSVVTPLNKYIGYEEAAKVAKKSLAEKKTIRQVVLESGYVERGDLTVEQLDTALDVLRMTRP
- a CDS encoding DUF1707 SHOCT-like domain-containing protein; its protein translation is MDLQKQTEPRASELRASDADRDRVADLLREALAEGRLTPDEHSERVEGVLSAKTVGELEVFVRDLPAGHRSHAPRAAAWGYTPAPNRPTPGAIPLDPDDNVVAVFSAAVRKGRWRAGRRIHAYAIFGSVEIDLSEAIFEYQQVVIKAISVFGNVEIRVPENVSLRGTGGGVLGNFEVSTLDSGDPDAPVVYVDGLAILGNVEAKPKRGKVIGDILDLVSRKVDRSLRKHLDR
- a CDS encoding fumarate hydratase — encoded protein: MPEFAYTDLLPMGEDTTPYRLVTSEGVSTFEADGRTFLKVEPEALRKLAAEAIHDIQHYLRPAHLAQLRRIIDDPEASGNDKFVALDLLKNANIAAAGVLPMCQDTGTAIVMGKRGQNVLTTGGDEAALSQGIYDAYLNLNLRYSQMAPLTMWEEKNTGSNLPAQIELYATDGGAYKFLFMAKGGGSANKSFLYQETKAVLNEASMMKFLEEKIRSLGTAACPPYHLAIVVGGTSAEYALKTAKYASAHYLDEIPAEGSPLGHGFRDKELEEKVFELTQRIGIGAQFGGKYFCHDVRVVRLPRHGASCPVAIAVSCSADRQAVAKITAEGVFLEQLETDPARFLPETTDEHLDESGESDVVRIDLNQPMDDILAELTKYPVKTRLSLSGPLVVARDIAHAKIKERLDAGEEMPQYLKDHPVYYAGPAKTPEGYASGSFGPTTAGRMDSYVEQFQAAGGSKVMLAKGNRSAQVTNACDAHGGFYLGSIGGPAARLAQDCIKKVEVVEYEELGMEAVWKIEVEDFPAFIVVDDKGNDFFQDPAPAPTFTSIPVRGPGLA